A single window of Aspergillus puulaauensis MK2 DNA, chromosome 5, nearly complete sequence DNA harbors:
- a CDS encoding putative anaphase-promoting complex component Cut20/Apc4 (COG:D;~EggNog:ENOG410PIQN;~InterPro:IPR024790,IPR024977,IPR024789,IPR036322, IPR015943;~PFAM:PF12894,PF12896;~go_component: GO:0005680 - anaphase-promoting complex [Evidence IEA];~go_function: GO:0005515 - protein binding [Evidence IEA];~go_process: GO:0030071 - regulation of mitotic metaphase/anaphase transition [Evidence IEA];~go_process: GO:0031145 - anaphase-promoting complex-dependent catabolic process [Evidence IEA]), whose product MAEDSSPVQPQLTPVGEKSLPAKCRADMITYCPTMDLIALVTEDDELRVFRLNGQKVFGGSFKGDPYLDEDDGSGEIRALRWKNNGHLLAVACADSTIRVISAYSGKTVHHYSAYSPPGEPQPNLKVTCLGWGVNFTDSKVAQRQLHEAAGQLSIEDLLSLDAQPSKAAALLKADLPKELALLDVESSLPRLSTLPSTGSDDDVFSSRASIDAIFHSSNKNTSDAVDVLLVGFEDGTVHLRIFDCFEIGSAMFSYSEPCNILQHASHPLSSTHAIVASTGNDLRLLTLDLRFITRSGRYLSLLAHKTTQLQNLLRYICQVQRQIELEWKNAQELPARYMRSVNQDLEEKCHCDFVTAAYHLVVTGDCFEPLREFLVDIVGERGHKRWEKAVSGGYEIVRRLTHECLLPALERCEVLLSRLIGLSKFQKLSEVLGLETSDLNAIVETLDCLNLLAHHIIINTNEELAQFHSFSRWLRHQIDLLSAEPMSQTLEELMEKTDLVEYPLTLKYIRGALTKSSLRNFVQQLPMMGFARPPATSDDKWAPTKGDNRSFYDMFKKLLDQQNQATKDAEPVEIPKINNLTTRLGLQFEKVFSQIAVTQRRGILHRSPLVLHERCDKTVFDSTMRYEAIGRRENLCVIYVASRLTPKKHTAYIYRVVLDSENGVSSTREAHVGAINLKEGIIRQVQFVDDKLMVLWSNNGGSAFLLQLPFEPAVQIIGDPNPPFSIRYHDVHHQEPKGTTDVDISFPEPHFAELVRHRFSPKARPVRIDVNGRQGRRAICVLYAGGLRYEVLDLDAEMGDEDEEGEE is encoded by the exons ATGGCTGAAGATAGTTCCCCAGTCCAGCCGCAACTCACACCAGTCGGGGAGAAGTCGCTACCGGCAAAATGCAGGGCGGACATGATCACATACTGTCCCACGATGGACCTCATTGCCCTGGTTACAGAAGATGACGAATTACGCGTTTTCCGACTAAACGGTCAGAAGGTTTTTGGGGGTTCGTTCAAGGGAGACCCGTATttagatgaggatgatgggagCGGGGAGATACGAGCGTTGCGGTGGAAGAATAATG GCCACCTCCTAGCTGTCGCGTGCGCAGATTCCACTATCCGAGTCATAAGCGCGTATAGCGGGAAAACGGTCCATCACTACTCTGCTTACAGCCCGCCGGGCGAACCCCAGCCAAACCTCAAAGTCACCTGCTTGGGCTGGGGAGTGAATTTTACTGATAGCAAGGTCGCACAGCGGCAGCTGCATGAAGCTGCGGGGCAACTCTCTATCGAGGATTTGCTGTCGTTGGATGCACAGCCGTCGAAGGCTGCAGCCTTGCTCAAGGCTGATTTACCGAAGGAGCTGGCCTTGCTTGATGTTGAGAGTTCACTGCCGAGGCTGAGCACGTTGCCTTCTACGGGGAGCGA CGACGATGTGTTTAGTTCGCGGGCATCCATTGACGCGATTTTTCACTCTTCGAATAAGAATACGAGCGATGCGGTAGATGTCCTACTGGTCGGGTTTGAAGACGGGACTGTCCATTTGCGAATTTTTGATTGTTTTGAGATTGGCTCAGCTATGTTTTCATACTCCGAGCCATGTAACATCCTTCAGCATGCATCCCATCCACTAAGCTCGACGCATGCAATTGTTGCGTCCACTGGAAATGACTTGCGTCTGCTCACGCTTGATTTGCGGTTCATTACGCGTTCTGGCCGGTACCTCTCGCTTCTTGCGCATAAGACAACGCAGCTTCAGAATTTGCTCCGGTATATCTGCCAGGTACAGAGGCAAATTGAACTGGAGTGGAAGAATGCACAGGAATTACCGGCAAGGTATATGCGTAGTGTCAAtcaggatctggaagaaAAGTGTCACTGTGATTTTGTTACAGCAGCATATCATCTGGTCGTGACGGGCGATTGCTTTGAACCTCTTCGAGAATtccttgttgatattgtTGGAGAAAGA GGCCATAAGAGATGGGAGAAAGCTGTGTCGGGAGGCTACGAGATTGTCAGGCGGTTGACACATGAATGCCTTCTTCCCGCCCTAGAGCGGTGCGAGGTTCTCCTGAGCCGGCTCATAGGACTCTCGAAATTCCAAAAATTAAGTGAAGTTCTTGGATTAGAGACCTCGGACTTGAATGCTATTGTCGAGACACTTGATTGCCTTAATCTCCTCGCCCatcacatcatcatcaataCGAACGAAGAACTAGCCCAATTCCATTCGTTTTCTCGCTGGCTTCGTCATCAAATCGACTTGCTTAGTGCAGAGCCCATGTCACAAACGCTGGAAGAACTCATGGAGAAAACAGACTTGGTGGAGTACCCGTTGACGCTGAAGTACATTCGAGGTGCCTTGACAAAGAGCTCGCTACGGAACTTCGTCCAGCAGCTACCTATGATGGGATTTGCAAGACCTCCTGCCACTTCTGACGATAAGTGGGCTCCAACCAAGGGAGATAATAGGTCATTCTATGATATGTTTAAAAAATTGCTGGATCAGCAGAACCAGGCAACCAAGGATGCGGAGCCGGTGGAAATTCCCAAGATCAACAACTTGACCACACGCCTCGGATTACAGTTTGAGAAGGTCTTTAGTCAAATTGCGGTCACTCAAAGGAGAGGTATTCTTCATAGATCACCACTTGTTTTACACGAGCGTTGCGATAAGACGGTTTTTGACTCTACGATGCGCTACGAGGCGATTGGGAGGCGGGAGAATCTATGTGTGATATACGTTGCTTCACGATTGACGCCAAAAAAGCACACAGCCTACATATATCGAGTGGTTCTTGATTCGGAGAACGGCGTCAGTTCTACCCGAGAAGCTCATGTCGGAGCGATCAACTTGAAAGAAGGGATTATCCGGCAGGTGCAATTCGTTGACGACAAGTTGATGGTTCTGTGGTCAAACAATG GAGGATCCGcattccttcttcaactcccGTTCGAACCAGCAGTACAAATAATTGGAGACCCTAATCCTCCTTTCTCAATCAGGTATCACGACGTGCACCACCAAGAACCCAAAGGTACAACAGACGTGGACATCTCATTTCCTGAACCCCACTTTGCCGAACTTGTTAGACACCGGTTTTCGCCTAAGGCTCGACCGGTCAGGATCGATGTGAATGGACGACAGGGCCGTCGGGCGATCTGTGTGTTATATGCCGGAGGGCTACGGTATGAAGTATTAGATTTGGATGCTGAGATgggggatgaagatgaggaaggggaagaataA
- a CDS encoding uncharacterized protein (COG:S;~EggNog:ENOG410PW5S;~SECRETED:SignalP(1-19)): MTSTTLMTFLLCTGPHVRSVKLLGSWDNFSKPYVMERDKRMGAGHWRGCHTFTNITYDGSLNNSAPVRSGGLKMGCTYWYYYLLDDDVEHYNNAEPMTTHCPFLPGQPVNVVQIPIVLPDTTGTLTSRSPNAQRPQQTMNPEDKYMNPREPPKPKARLRTSPQQTPTSNLSLSTSPRGAINRGSSQPAHDGSKIQHPRNEEKTARSVSPPRSRGLRAAFHQLNGSTSRLSPMVDHDRGITFPAIIPNTLAPPHDNRIHARSQSNDSYMRSPSIGNLAECRGGDNLPFRRPVSARAHDSASMTIQERRALNTKAPADSTPKNPLTLRPKQQWVGSGNLRSHFMRRPASTPSTPSMLRRPSDPATSPPESMPLTPETVMNKRLPTLPNSPSSVMDEALRDLDEKEKALDMEALASHFSDCTETSSTDGGDLCEKSRFSEWSTDTDTVSPESMISSSTFNEKQTSPKIPTVEIPKSSNGPDDGERSNLNTPHLTAGSNPSPALSEDTPPMDLPPPRLTVALSPSELNIPGLHINEEEELLESNPKRHAALFQAMELKGLGLSSPPTEKDRFSESIDNAMSRDKNVTPTNDPARYSKILPHSATMKEMMDELSYLKNMIQSGGAPDL; encoded by the exons ATGACGTCTACTACATTGATGACGTTTTTACT ATGCACGGGTCCCCACGTCCGCTCGGTGAAATTGCTGGGCTCCTGGGATAACTTTTCGAAACCGTACGTCATGGAAAGGGATAAGCGTATGGGTGCTGGACATTGGCGCGGATGTCATACATTCACAAACATAACCTACGACGGGTCGTTAAATAACTCGGCTCCGGTTCGCTCTGGTGGCCTGAAGATGGGCTGCACCTATTGGTACTAT TATTTGCTGGATGACGACGTCGAACACTACAACAACGCGGAACCAATGACAACACACTGTCCATTTCTACCTGGCCAACCTGTCAACGTTGTTCAAATACCAATTGTTCTTCCCGATACGACTGGCACCCTCACATCGAGGAGCCCAAACGCTCAAAGGCCACAGCAGACTATGAATCCCGAAGATAAATATATGAACCCCCGGGAGCCTCCAAAGCCCAAGGCTCGTCTCCGCACCTCCCCACAGCAGACACCAACATCGAATTTGTCTCTTAGTACCTCTCCACGAGGAGCGATCAACAGGGGCTCATCTCAACCCGCCCACGATGGCTCAAAAATTCAGCACCCCCGCAATGAGGAAAAGACTGCTCGTTCCGTCTCACCACCGAGGTCAAGGGGTCTACGAGCTGCCTTCCACCAATTAAATGGCTCAACGTCTCGTCTTTCGCCAATGGTTGATCATGATAGAGGTATAACGTTTCCAGCCATTATACCCAACACCTTGGCCCCCCCGCATGACAATCGTATTCATGCTCGAAGCCAGTCGAATGACAGCTATATGCGTTCTCCGTCTATAGGCAATTTGGCGGAGTGCCGCGGTGGAGACAATCTTCCATTCCGACGTCCTGTGTCTGCGCGGGCCCATGACTCCGCGTCAATGACTATTCAAGAACGACGCGCTTTGAATACCAAAGCTCCAGCTGATTCTACGCCAAAGAACCCTCTAACTCTACGGCCAAAGCAGCAATGGGTTGGTTCGGGCAATCTCCGTAGTCATTTCATGCGACGCCCTGCTTCTACTCCTTCTACTCCGTCCATGCTTAGAAGGCCGTCCGATCCGGCAACGAGCCCTCCCGAAAGCATGCCTCTAACTCCAGAGACTGTCATGAACAAAAGACTTCCCACTCTCCCAAACTCTCCTTCCTCGGTCATGGATGAGGCACTGCGCGATCTCGAcgagaaggaaaaggcaTTGGACATGGAGGCTCTGGCGAGTCATTTCTCCGACTGCACTGAAACCAGTTCCACCGACGGGGGCGATCTATGCGAAAAGAGCCGTTTCTCCGAGTGGAGCACCGATACTGATACGGTGTCTCCAGAGTCTATGATATCCTCTTCTACCTTCAACGAGAAACAAACTTCCCCCAAAATCCCAACAGTGGAAATACCAAAAAGCTCTAATGGTCCCGATGATGGCGAGCGCAGCAATCTAAACACGCCACATCTGACCGCAGGCTCAAATCCGTCTCCTGCTCTCTCGGAGGACACTCCGCCCATGGATTTGCCTCCCCCTCGTCTAACCGTTGCCTTATCCCCATCTGAGCTGAACATCCCTGGTCTCCACATcaacgaagaagaggagctgCTAGAAAGCAACCCCAAGCGCCACGCGGCTCTGTTTCAAGCCATGGAACTGAAAGGACTTGGCTTATCGAGCCCTCCCACAGAAAAGGATCGATTTTCTGAAAGCATCGATAATGCCATGTCTAGAGACAAGAATGTTACGCCTACGAATGATCCAGCTCGTTACAGCAAGATCTTGCCCCATTCTGCGACGATGAAGGAGATGATGGATGAACTGAGTTACTTGAAAAACATGATCCAATCTGGAGGTGCTCCGGATTTGTAA
- a CDS encoding uncharacterized protein (COG:S;~EggNog:ENOG410PNTQ;~InterPro:IPR002035,IPR036465): MGNCHSSQEKQNAVPAQPRSVGASRSLHSHIPSQPYGMQSHKQSYQDNNSSGADIWSPPSYSSATAAVPATPTPAADTSTSTGFIPNDTQYSFLSTFDTIFLVDDSSSMRGKRWREAEDAVAAIAPICTHYDSDGIDIYFLNHRNRPSSIFGGESGNRTANAGGYLNVTDAAGVREIFKSVQPSGATPVGVRLHNILSPYLRELTKLTNQGQESELKPLNIIVITDGVFTDDAETVIVNAARQLDHPNVQAAPWQVGIQFFQVGDDRAAREYLEALDDELVRRRSNDGIRDIVDTVPWKGEKGRVLNADGILKCVLGAVNKKYDKTEASR, translated from the coding sequence ATGGGCAACTGTCATTCTTCGCAAGAAAAACAGAACGCGGTTCCTGCTCAGCCCAGGTCCGTCGGGGCCTCCAGATCCCTGCACTCGCACATACCATCTCAGCCCTACGGGATGCAGAGTCACAAGCAGTCATATCAGGACAATAATAGTTCTGGAGCTGACATCTGGTCGCCTCCTTCATACTCCAGTGCCACGGCTGCTGTCCCAGCGACCCCAACGCCTGCAGCAGACACCTCCACCTCAACGGGGTTCATCCCTAACGACACGCAGTACTCGTTCCTCAGCACATTCGACACCATTTTCCTCGTcgatgacagcagcagcatgcgCGGCAAACGCTGgcgcgaagccgaagatgccgtcgccgccatcgccCCGATCTGCACTCACTACGACTCCGACGGAATCGATATCtacttcctcaaccaccgCAACCGCCCTTCTTCCATATTCGGCGGCGAGAGCGGAAATCGAACTGCAAACGCAGGCGGCTACCTAAACGTCACCGACGCCGCTGGAGTCCGCGAGATCTTCAAATCCGTCCAGCCCAGCGGCGCTACCCCCGTAGGGGTTCGCTTGCATAATATACTCTCGCCTTATTTGCGTGAGCTCACCAAGTTGACCAACCAGGGCCAGGAGTCGGAACTCAAGCCGCTCAACATCATTGTCATTACGGATGGTGTGTTTACAGATGATGCAGAAACCGTCATTGTTAACGCGGCCAGACAGTTGGATCACCCCAATGTGCAGGCTGCGCCGTGGCAGGTGGGCATCCAATTCTTCCAGGTGGGCGACGACCGTGCTGCTAGGGAGTATTTGGAGGCTTTGGACGATGAGCTTGTTCGCAGACGCAGCAACGATGGAATTCGAGACATTGTTGATACAGTACCTTGGAAGGGCGAAAAAGGGAGGGTGCTCAACGCCGACGGCATTCTCAAGTGTGTTTTGGGTGCGGTAAACAAGAAGTATGACAAGACGGAGGCTTCACGCTGA
- a CDS encoding uncharacterized protein (COG:S;~EggNog:ENOG410PWIG;~InterPro:IPR021858;~PFAM:PF11951), whose translation MFRDESQQVVRKAKTGSSGRRSKKKQPAAAVPKKSPPVSESHSSSSPEASSAGKASPSTTSIQSPSGNTSTDISEYNDIDEVQLINGDQLQAQDLTYQPWKVQPSWKLTVDEAINYFLRHNVWPGEIFMVNFELKSPGHPSATPSEQAQVAALVSVGTAMLSRVRRSKELELAAEREYGHALTLLTRAVCNEKESKANQTLSAVLLLAIFEVITSRSIMSIEKWTNHIKGAAALLELRGPEHLQSEEGLKLFVQLRFQIITSCLQRGMVVPESLLECTKIAMYLRPQIDAYCDRLICIAGRLSNLRAGIIHSKTLTDANETLSAAYAVEAELLAWVAAGPPDFLYKTYDCSSVEEWVKMFGYKPFPYNKQYHVYRDLWICHTWNQYRCARIIVCEIILSCLRRLSAASPTMAMSKELQNHCARIRNVTRELASDICASAAYHLGVEGAPGSAFTVPTNYCYVGGMLLLWPLTLAGGTEPIDHPLRVWIRNCLRLIGHSIGIDQALALIDVLESEAGVFEGMEETEDGVIFRVSGDASAYNRILIGTWNI comes from the exons ATGTTTCGGGATGAAAGCCAACAGGTTGTACGAAAAGCGAAGACCGGTTCATCTGGTCGCCGCtcaaagaagaaacaacccgctgctgctgtccccAAGAAATCTCCACCCGTGTCCGAGTcacacagcagcagcagccccgAGGCCTCGTCTGCCGGGAAGGCGAGCCCGTCGACAACGTCGATACAGTCGCCGTCGGGGAATACGAGTACTGACATCTCCGAATATAACGACATCGATGAAGTGCAGCTGATCAACGGTGACCAACTGCAAGCGCAAGACCTCACATATCAACCCTGGAAGGTACAACCTTCGTGGAAACTGACTGTAGATGAAGCTATCAACTACTTCCTTCGGCATAATGTATGGCCTGGGGAGATTTTTATGGTGAATTTCGAACTCAAATCCCCGGGCCACCCGAGCGCGACCCCGAGCGAACAAGCGCAAGTGGCCGCGCTTGTGTCTGTGGGGACGGCTATGCTCTCGCGTGTGCGACGATCAAAAGAACTggagcttgctgctgagcgGGAGTATGGCCATGCACTTACACTTTTGACGCGAGCCGTTTGTAATGAAAAGGAATCCAAAGCCAATCAAACACTGTCAGCAGTTTTGCTATTGGCTATTTTTGAG GTTATCACGAGCCGTTCTATAATGAGTATTGAAAAATGGACGAACCACATTAAAGGGGCAGCCGCGTTACTTGAATTGCGGGGTCCAGAACACCTTCAGAGTGAAGAAGGGCTCAAGCTCTTCGTCCAATTAAGATTTCAGATT atcaCCAGCTGCCTTCAAAGAGGAATGGTAGTGCCAGAATCGCTCCTGGAATGTACCAAGATTGCGATGTATCTACGGCCACAAATTGACGCTTACTGCGATCGCTTAATATGTATAGCCGGAAGACTCTCCAACCTGCGGGCAGGTATCATCCATTCAAAGACCCTGACTGACGCAAACGAAACGTTGTCCGCCGCATACGCTGTGGAAGCAGAGTTGTTGGCATGGGTAGCGGCGGGTCCGCCCgatttcttatataaaacGTACGACTGCTCGTCGGTCGAGGAATGGGTCAAGATGTTTGGTTACAAACCCTTCCCATATAACAAGCAATACCACGTATATCGCGACCTATGGATTTGTCACACGTGGAATCAATACCGCTGCGCGCGGATCATTGTTTGCGAAATCATCCTTAGCTGTCTCCGTCGACTCTCCGCTGCCTCCCCCACAATGGCGATGTCCAAAGAGCTCCAGAACCACTGCGCCCGAATCCGCAATGTTACACGTGAGCTGGCAAGTGACATCTGTGCCAGTGCTGCGTACCACCTCGGTGTGGAGGGTGCTCCGGGATCCGCATTCACTGTCCCCACCAATTACTGCTATGTCGGTGGAATGCTCCTTCTGTGGCCCTTGACGCTTGCCGGGGGCACAGAGCCAATCGATCACCCACTCCGTGTGTGGATCCGGAATTGTCTGCGGCTCATCGGGCACAGCATTGGTATTGACCAAGCCTTGGCTCTTATTGATGTTTTAGAATCGGAAGCTGGAGTGTTTGAAGGCATGGAGGAGACCGAGGACGGAGTGATCTTCCGGGTCTCAGGCGATGCGAGCGCCTATAATCGGATATTGATTGGAACGTGGAACATTTAA
- a CDS encoding uncharacterized protein (COG:O;~EggNog:ENOG410PVMJ;~InterPro:IPR038765,IPR036959,IPR001578;~MEROPS:MER0000836;~PFAM:PF01088;~go_function: GO:0004843 - thiol-dependent ubiquitin-specific protease activity [Evidence IEA];~go_process: GO:0006511 - ubiquitin-dependent protein catabolic process [Evidence IEA]): MTPRPALALVLAFPAPSDYDEKLEAQERKKSDQNKDVKGANVMWYKQTINNACGPYAILHAVCNGDARNGILPNSHLSRLLAVCAPLSQSECARVIEEDVDLEAVYKSVAQQGDSEVPESPEDVVGFHYVCLVESHTNGRLYEVDGDKQEPVDMGTQGPGEDVLSATGLGVIRGFVQRERERAGDHFSLLVLAPQ, from the exons ATGACCCCACGCCCCGCGCTGGCTTTAGTCCTAGCATTCCCAGCACCGAGCGACTATGATGAGAAGCTAGAGGCgcaagaaaggaaaaaatCGGATCAAAACAAGGATGTGAAAGGCGCTAATGTTATGTGGTACAAGCAGACCATCAACAATGCCTGTGGACCCTACGCTATCCTCCATGCAGTCTGCAATGGCGATGCGAGGAATGGTATCC TCCCCAACTCGCACCTATCTCGGCTGCTCGCAGTATGCGCGCCGTTAAGTCAATCGGAATGCGCCCGGGTCATCGAGGAAGACGTCGATTTAGAAGCCGTCTATAAGTCCGTAGCCCAGCAAGGCGACTCGGAAGTCCCCGAAAGTCCCGAGGATGTGGTTGGTTTTCATTATGTCTGCCTTGTCGAGTCCCATACGAATGGCCGTCTCTATGAAGTGGATGGAGATAAACAGGAGCCAGTAGATATGGGAACCCAAGGACCTGGTGAAGACGTTCTATCAGCGACTGGGCTTGGTGTGATTCGAGGATTCGTTCAGagggaaagagagagagCTGGAGATCATTTCAGCTTACTCGTACTGGCACCTCAATAA
- a CDS encoding multicopper oxidase (CAZy:AA1;~COG:Q;~EggNog:ENOG410PJMK;~InterPro:IPR008972,IPR011707,IPR011706,IPR033138, IPR002355,IPR001117;~PFAM:PF07731,PF07732;~SECRETED:SignalP(1-22);~go_function: GO:0005507 - copper ion binding [Evidence IEA];~go_function: GO:0016491 - oxidoreductase activity [Evidence IEA];~go_process: GO:0055114 - oxidation-reduction process [Evidence IEA]), with product MGLLRCSLALPILLYFVAFVYGYDENLKVTGNTVSFQVNLTWENWQPAGIHRKMILANGQFPAPSLDLKQGDDVEFLVVNSMPFSTAVHFHGIHQQDTPWSDGVPGLSQRPIPSGGSFLYKWRATNHGSYFYHAHKRGQQEDGLYGPIHILAAASVERPFASISSDPHELKALEKAESRSTPIMLSDVRQLASEEIWEAEEAMGLDALCANALLVNGKGSVSCLGKQNLDRYTTEAQRGVLGNQSLTDIGCIPPTNIVAQGTFQHNLSAIPPSVFSGCTPSRGLRERLYANATEMYVSYDLISSAMISTITFSIDEHPMYVYAVDGEYIEPMLVDAITITNGARYSVLVKLDKPAGDYTIRMANTGVNQILNGTALMTYHNGSHIQPQKQPSVPSIDIVGAPTLPIHTVLDESAIVPSAPQNVAHARVAQTHVLTLERFDQSYTWTMGNSSFPLALEEASPLLFYPKTGRKNLTIGTHNGTWVDLIFDVANALQPPHPIHKHSNKFFVIGQGEGKWNYSSVAEAMHYMPENFNFKTPQIRDTFATPPAATGPTWLAIRYHVVNPGAFLLHCHIQVHQSGGMALALLDGIDEWPEIPDEYQLGKSGLEE from the exons ATGGGTCTTTTGCGCTGCAGCTTGGCGTTGCCCATCCTCCTCTACTTTGTAGCCTTTGTTTATGGCTACGATGAAAACCTGAAGGTGACCGGAAACACTGTTTCGTTCCAAGTCAACTTAACATGGGAAAACTGGCAACCCGCAGGGATTCATCGTAAGATGATCCTGGCCAACGGTCAATTCCCAGCTCCGTCGTTGGATTTGAAGCAAGGGGACGATGTCGAGTTTTTGGTTGTCAACAGCATGCCTTTTTCTACGGCTGTCCACTTCCATG GCATTCACCAGCAAGATACTCCATGGTCTGACGGTGTTCCTGGTCTCTCGCAGCGGCCGATTCCCTCCGGAGGGTCGTTCCTCTATAAATGGAGAGCGACAAACCATGGAAGCTACTTCTATCACGCCCACAAGCGCGgtcagcaggaggatggcCTTTATGGCCCGATCCATATTCTTGCCGCTGCGTCGGTTGAAAGGCCCTTTGCTTCTATTTCGAGCGATCCGCACGAACTCAAAGCCCTAGAAAAGGCTGAGAGCAGATCTACCCCAATCATGCTCTCTGATGTACGCCAGCTGGCCTCGGAGGAAATTTGGGAGGCTGAAGAGGCAATGGGCCTCGATGCATTATGCGCGAATGCTTTGCTCGTGAACGGTAAAGGATCAGTGAGTTGTCTAGGGAAACAAAACCTAGACAGGTATACCACCGAAGCGCAAAGGGGAGTTCTCGGAAACCAAAGTTTGACTGATATTGG ATGCATTCCGCCAACGAACATAGTCGCTCAGGGAACCTTTCAACACAATCTCAGCGCCATTCCTCCGTCAGTCTTTTCGGGTTGTACACCAAGCCGTGGCCTGAGAGAACGGCTTTATGCGAACGCTACCGAAATGTACGTTAGCTACGATCTAATCAGCTCGGCCATGATTTCAACAATTACGTTCTCAATCGATGAGCATCCCATGTATGTTTATGCAGTTGATGGAGAATATATCGAACCGATGCTAGTTGATGCgatcaccatcaccaacgGTGCCAGATACTCGGTATTAGTCAAGCTAGACAAACCAGCAGGCGACTACACTATTCGCATGGCGAATACTGGCGTCAATCAAATCCTGAACGGCACTGCACTAATGACATATCACAACGGTAGCCATATTCAACCCCAGAAGCAGCCTTCAGTTCCATCTATCGACATTGTTGGAGCACCTACGTTACCAATCCACACTGTTTTGGATGAATCAGCTATCGTCCCATCCGCGCCCCAGAACGTGGCTCATGCACGGGTAGCTCAAACCCATGTTCTAACCCTTGAGCGCTTTGATCAATCCTATACCTGGACCATGGGCAATTCGAGCTTTCCTCTAGCCTTGGAAGAGGCGTCGCCGCTCCTCTTCTACCCTAAAACAGGTCGCAAAAACCTTACCATCGGCACCCACAACGGAACATGGGTTGACCTGATATTCGACGTGGCGAATGCCCTCCAGCCCCCTCATCCCATCCACAAGCACTCCAACAaattcttcgtcatcggTCAGGGTGAAGGGAAATGGAACTACTCTTCTGTAGCCGAGGCCATGCACTATATGCCCGAGAACTTCAATTTCAAAACTCCCCAGATCCGAGATACCTTTGCAACCCCTCCGGCCGCGACTGGTCCGACTTGGTTAGCGATTCGCTACCACGTCGTCAACCCTGGGGCGTTCCTGTTACATTGCCATATTCAAGTACACCAGAGCGGAGGTATGGCGTTGGCCCTCTTAGATGGGATTGATGAATGGCCTGAAATTCCAGACGAATATCAACTGGGGAAATCTGGTTTGGAGGAATGA